In the genome of Myroides phaeus, one region contains:
- the rpsG gene encoding 30S ribosomal protein S7 — MRKRQAKKRPLLPDPKFNDQLVTRFVNNLMWDGKKSTAFKVFYDALEIVEEKKQDEEKTSLDVWKDALTNVMPHVEVRSRRVGGATFQIPMQIRPDRKISMAMKWMILYARKRNEKSMAARLASEILAAAKEEGAAVKKRMDTHKMAEANKAFSHFRF; from the coding sequence ATGAGAAAAAGACAGGCTAAAAAGAGACCTCTTTTACCAGATCCAAAATTTAATGACCAGTTAGTAACTCGTTTCGTTAATAACTTGATGTGGGATGGAAAAAAGTCTACAGCGTTTAAAGTTTTCTATGATGCTTTAGAAATCGTAGAAGAAAAGAAACAAGATGAAGAAAAAACTTCATTAGATGTTTGGAAAGATGCATTAACTAACGTTATGCCACACGTAGAGGTTCGTTCTCGTCGTGTTGGTGGAGCAACATTCCAAATTCCAATGCAAATTCGTCCGGATAGAAAGATCTCTATGGCAATGAAATGGATGATTTTGTATGCGAGAAAAAGAAATGAGAAATCTATGGCTGCAAGATTAGCATCTGAAATTTTAGCTGCTGCTAAAGAAGAAGGAGCTGCTGTTAAAAAGAGAATGGATACTCATAAAATGGCTGAAGCTAATAAAGCATTCTCTCACTTTAGATTTTAA
- the rpsL gene encoding 30S ribosomal protein S12 — translation MPTIQQLVRTGRTQLTKKSKSVALDSCPQRRGVCTRVYTTTPKKPNSAMRKVARVRLTNGNEVNAYIPGEGHNLQEHSIVLVRGGRVKDLPGVRYHIVRGALDTAGVSGRTQRRSKYGAKRPKDKK, via the coding sequence ATGCCAACAATTCAACAATTAGTAAGAACAGGGAGAACCCAATTGACTAAGAAGAGTAAATCGGTTGCTTTGGATTCTTGTCCTCAAAGAAGAGGTGTTTGTACGCGTGTTTATACTACTACACCAAAAAAACCTAACTCTGCAATGCGTAAAGTTGCAAGGGTACGTTTGACAAATGGTAATGAAGTAAACGCTTACATCCCAGGAGAAGGACACAATTTACAAGAGCACTCGATAGTATTAGTTAGAGGTGGAAGGGTGAAAGACTTACCAGGTGTTAGATACCACATCGTTCGTGGAGCTTTGGATACTGCAGGAGTAAGCGGTAGAACTCAAAGAAGATCTAAATATGGTGCTAAACGCCCTAAAGACAAAAAATAA
- the rlmB gene encoding 23S rRNA (guanosine(2251)-2'-O)-methyltransferase RlmB yields the protein MEQDNQIFGIRAIIEAIEAGKDIDKVFIQKDAQGELMNELIKNLKKNNINFSYVPIEKLNRLTKKNHQGAIANIAPIAFVALETLVESVLEKKDKPLFLILDQLSDARNFGAIIRTAVCCGADGIIVGKNGAAPVNGDTVKTSAGAVFNIPICKVDHIKDAVFYLQGSGVITLGATEKAEKEIYDVDLNVPLAIIMGSEDKGINPSVLKIIDEKAKLPMFSVIDSLNVSVACGAFLYETIRQRR from the coding sequence ATGGAACAGGACAATCAAATATTTGGTATTCGCGCAATTATCGAAGCCATAGAAGCAGGAAAAGACATTGATAAAGTTTTTATTCAGAAAGACGCTCAAGGTGAGCTAATGAATGAACTTATCAAAAACTTAAAAAAGAATAATATTAATTTTTCATATGTACCTATTGAAAAATTAAACAGACTTACTAAAAAGAATCACCAAGGTGCTATTGCTAACATTGCCCCTATTGCATTTGTTGCTTTAGAAACTTTAGTTGAATCTGTTTTAGAGAAAAAAGATAAACCTCTATTCCTTATTTTAGACCAATTATCAGATGCTCGTAATTTTGGAGCTATTATACGTACTGCTGTATGTTGTGGTGCTGACGGAATCATCGTTGGTAAAAATGGTGCTGCTCCAGTAAATGGAGATACTGTTAAAACATCTGCTGGTGCTGTTTTTAATATTCCTATTTGTAAAGTTGATCACATTAAAGATGCTGTATTCTATTTACAAGGTTCTGGTGTAATCACTTTAGGAGCTACTGAAAAAGCTGAGAAAGAAATTTACGACGTAGATCTAAACGTACCTTTAGCTATTATTATGGGTAGTGAAGATAAAGGAATCAACCCTTCTGTATTAAAAATCATCGACGAGAAAGCAAAACTACCGATGTTTAGTGTAATTGATTCATTAAACGTATCTGTTGCTTGTGGTGCTTTCTTGTATGAAACTATCAGACAAAGAAGATAA
- a CDS encoding rhomboid family intramembrane serine protease — protein MNQKNPPFTISLLLLPLFAVVIIWGVYWADWTYYLELYRYGVYPRTLSGLRGILFSPFIHGGLKHLYNNSAALFVLLTLLQYFYKKQVWAVLGFGIILSGIGTWLIARESFHIGASGLVYVLVSFIFFKGVQTRYFRLMALSLVIVVLYGGTVWYMFPEIEEGISWEGHLSGFITGLILSFVLSNPDMPEKYYKYEWQKPDYDESKDSFMQCFDKNGNFIIIPKEVVVERDYKNPFRSSLPIIYNKLYPIKQNKDLQEELIKLLMIALDKREITK, from the coding sequence ATGAATCAAAAGAATCCACCCTTTACAATTTCGCTTTTGTTATTACCTCTTTTTGCTGTGGTAATTATATGGGGTGTTTACTGGGCTGATTGGACCTACTATTTAGAATTATATAGGTATGGTGTTTATCCTCGTACTTTGAGCGGCTTGCGAGGTATTCTGTTTAGTCCTTTTATTCACGGAGGGTTAAAGCATTTATATAACAATTCAGCTGCATTATTTGTATTGCTAACGTTACTTCAATACTTCTATAAAAAACAAGTATGGGCTGTACTTGGCTTTGGTATTATACTTTCGGGTATTGGTACTTGGCTAATAGCAAGAGAGAGCTTTCACATAGGGGCGAGTGGTTTGGTTTATGTTTTAGTGAGCTTTATCTTTTTTAAAGGAGTACAAACCAGATATTTTAGATTGATGGCTTTGTCTTTAGTAATAGTTGTTTTGTATGGTGGTACTGTCTGGTATATGTTTCCAGAGATAGAAGAAGGGATTTCTTGGGAAGGACATTTAAGTGGTTTTATAACTGGTTTAATATTGAGTTTTGTTTTGTCTAATCCAGATATGCCTGAAAAGTATTACAAATACGAGTGGCAAAAACCTGATTATGATGAGAGTAAAGATTCATTTATGCAATGCTTTGATAAAAATGGGAATTTTATAATAATTCCCAAAGAAGTAGTTGTTGAAAGAGATTATAAGAATCCTTTTCGTTCTTCGTTACCCATTATATATAATAAGCTATATCCTATAAAACAAAATAAGGATTTGCAAGAAGAGTTAATTAAGTTGTTGATGATTGCTCTTGATAAAAGAGAGATTACTAAATAG
- a CDS encoding replication-associated recombination protein A — MEAPLAERVRPHSLEDYISQSHLVGETGILTNQLKMGFIPSLIFWGPPGTGKTTLAEIIAKESERPFYVLSAINAGVKDIREVIDKAKQNTGLFAARNPILFIDEIHRFSKSQQDSLLAAVERGWVTLIGATTENPSFEVIPALLSRCQVYTLNAFTKEDLNALLIRAIAKDKFLQSKEITLKETEALFRLSGGDGRKLLNTFELIVNATTDDKIEINNEMVMKVVQKNTVLYDKTGEQHYDIISAFIKSIRGSDPNGAVYWLARMIEGGEDVKFIARRLVISASEDIGNANPTALIMATNTFQAVSVIGYPESRILLSQCAIYLATSPKSNSTYLAIGKAQQVVKQTGDLSIPIHLRNAPTKLMKELGYGEDYKYSHDYSGNFVEQEYLPNEISGLVLYEPGDNSREKSTREFLKNRWQIKYNY, encoded by the coding sequence ATGGAAGCACCTTTAGCAGAGAGAGTCAGACCGCATTCATTAGAAGATTATATCAGTCAATCCCATTTAGTGGGAGAAACAGGTATTCTGACCAATCAATTGAAAATGGGATTTATTCCTTCCCTTATCTTTTGGGGACCTCCTGGTACTGGTAAAACTACATTAGCGGAAATTATAGCTAAAGAAAGTGAACGTCCTTTCTATGTATTAAGTGCTATCAATGCTGGGGTAAAAGATATTCGTGAAGTAATTGATAAAGCTAAACAAAATACAGGCTTATTTGCTGCTCGAAATCCAATCTTATTTATTGATGAGATCCATCGTTTTAGCAAATCTCAACAAGACTCATTGCTTGCTGCGGTTGAACGTGGATGGGTAACTCTAATTGGTGCAACCACAGAAAATCCAAGTTTTGAAGTAATACCTGCTTTACTTTCAAGATGCCAGGTTTACACCCTTAATGCTTTCACCAAAGAAGATTTAAACGCACTACTTATTCGAGCTATTGCTAAAGACAAATTTTTACAATCAAAAGAGATAACCTTAAAAGAAACAGAAGCTCTTTTTAGATTATCTGGTGGTGATGGCCGTAAACTTTTGAACACATTTGAACTTATTGTCAACGCAACAACGGATGACAAGATTGAAATCAACAATGAAATGGTTATGAAGGTTGTTCAAAAAAATACTGTTTTGTATGACAAAACTGGTGAACAACATTATGATATCATTTCAGCATTCATCAAGTCAATTAGAGGAAGTGATCCTAATGGTGCAGTTTATTGGTTAGCAAGAATGATTGAAGGAGGTGAAGATGTAAAGTTCATTGCAAGGAGGCTTGTTATTTCTGCATCTGAAGATATCGGAAATGCAAATCCTACTGCTTTAATTATGGCAACAAATACATTCCAAGCTGTTTCTGTTATTGGTTATCCTGAAAGTAGAATATTACTAAGCCAATGCGCTATTTATTTAGCTACATCACCTAAAAGTAATTCAACTTATTTAGCTATTGGAAAAGCACAACAAGTAGTAAAACAAACTGGCGATTTATCGATTCCTATTCACTTAAGAAATGCCCCAACTAAATTAATGAAAGAATTAGGTTATGGTGAGGACTACAAATACTCACACGATTATTCTGGCAACTTCGTAGAGCAAGAATACTTACCTAATGAGATTAGTGGTCTTGTACTTTATGAACCTGGCGATAATAGCAGAGAAAAGAGTACTCGTGAATTCTTGAAAAACAGATGGCAGATAAAATATAACTATTAA
- a CDS encoding YjjG family noncanonical pyrimidine nucleotidase, with the protein MSFGGFSGKTNIFFDLDHTLWDFETNSAKAFEQVIAESNFPFTSEQFLNYYIDINAVYWDKYSLNQVTKEELRVGRIRDTFEALDYESSVEGILKLGDEYIRTLPNFNHLFDGAVELLDYLQQKYRLHIITNGFSEVQQKKLSNSGIEDYFITVTNSELAGVNKPDPQIFHFAMNQAKAKVDEAVMVGDNLLADIKGALGVGMDAIYYNQFDKEVSPEIIQVNELIKIKDLL; encoded by the coding sequence ATGAGTTTTGGAGGTTTTTCTGGAAAGACAAATATATTTTTTGATTTAGATCACACTTTATGGGATTTTGAAACAAATTCAGCAAAGGCTTTTGAGCAGGTAATAGCTGAGTCTAATTTTCCTTTTACAAGTGAACAGTTTTTAAATTATTACATAGATATTAATGCTGTTTACTGGGATAAATATAGTTTGAATCAAGTAACAAAAGAGGAGTTAAGGGTAGGACGTATTCGCGATACATTTGAGGCTTTGGACTACGAAAGTAGTGTAGAGGGAATTCTGAAATTAGGAGATGAATATATTCGTACTTTACCTAACTTTAATCATCTTTTTGATGGGGCTGTAGAATTGTTAGACTATTTACAACAAAAATATAGATTACATATAATCACAAATGGATTTAGTGAAGTTCAACAAAAGAAGTTGTCTAATTCAGGAATTGAAGATTATTTTATTACGGTTACTAATTCAGAATTAGCAGGAGTTAATAAACCTGATCCACAAATATTTCACTTTGCTATGAATCAAGCGAAAGCAAAAGTTGATGAAGCGGTGATGGTAGGGGATAACTTATTAGCAGATATTAAAGGTGCTTTAGGTGTAGGAATGGATGCTATTTATTATAATCAATTTGATAAAGAAGTATCGCCGGAGATTATACAAGTAAATGAATTAATAAAAATAAAAGACCTACTTTAA
- the radC gene encoding RadC family protein — MEKQRITIKEWAEDDRPREKLVLKGKASLSDAELLAILIGSGNKEESAVELCKKILLTYNNNLGLLARQSLSQLTSFKGIGEAKAISIIAALELGQRRRMNEQLDLSKITSSKDVFEIMNPIIGSLDHEEFWVIFLNNSNKIKFKTSLSKGGMTGTVVDIRVLFQIALEQKATGIILSHNHPSGKLKPSEADISITKKIKEAGKVMDVQVLDHVIVTEYSYYSFADEGLL; from the coding sequence ATGGAAAAACAAAGGATTACTATCAAAGAATGGGCTGAAGACGACCGGCCACGAGAAAAATTAGTTTTAAAAGGAAAGGCATCGTTAAGTGATGCCGAATTACTGGCAATACTTATTGGTTCGGGAAATAAAGAAGAATCAGCAGTTGAGCTATGTAAGAAAATATTACTTACCTATAATAATAACTTAGGATTATTAGCACGGCAAAGTTTAAGCCAATTGACTTCATTTAAAGGAATAGGAGAGGCTAAAGCTATTTCAATTATTGCTGCATTAGAACTTGGTCAACGTAGACGAATGAACGAACAATTAGATTTGTCTAAGATTACATCAAGTAAAGATGTTTTTGAAATTATGAATCCGATTATAGGAAGTTTAGATCACGAAGAGTTCTGGGTTATCTTTCTGAATAATTCAAATAAGATTAAGTTTAAAACGTCTTTAAGTAAAGGGGGAATGACAGGAACGGTTGTTGATATTCGCGTCTTATTTCAAATTGCCTTAGAGCAAAAAGCGACAGGAATTATCTTGTCTCACAATCATCCAAGTGGGAAACTTAAACCCAGTGAGGCAGATATTTCAATCACCAAAAAAATAAAGGAAGCAGGAAAAGTAATGGATGTTCAGGTGTTAGACCACGTTATTGTAACTGAATATAGTTATTATAGTTTTGCAGATGAAGGTTTGTTATAG
- a CDS encoding potassium/proton antiporter: MHTITPENILLVGSVLLFVSVLAGRTSFRFGIPVLLMFLFIGMLAGSEGLGGIHFDNPQLTQFIGIASLNFILFSGGLDTHKDDIRPVAAKGIVLSTLGVLLTAFAVGAFVFYISPFTFLESLLLGSIVSSTDSAAVFSILRSKGLGLKNNIRPMLELESGSNDPMAYVLTITVLSFMQIPDMSWFSILESFVLQMLVGAVMGFVMGKAGRYVLNKLDLGYEGLYMVIVLALMFFTFSFTDVIRGNGFLAVYIAGLVLGNSKVVHKKQIIRFFDGMAWIMQIVLFLTLGLLVFPSEIINVAGIGIAVSIFMILVARPIAVFICLSFFKVDIRTKTFVSWVGLRGAVPIVFATYPLVAGVPQADVIFNIVFFITLISILFQGSTISLFAKWLKLDLPEEDKVKEQLTYDLDNREMTLMAIVDVKEHYPVVSKSLVDIDLPSSVIIAMIRRNKRFFIPSGSTVIEAGDKIVLLASDREEKRKTTAFFRGEGFLGVEE; this comes from the coding sequence ATGCACACTATTACTCCTGAAAATATTTTATTAGTAGGATCTGTTCTTTTATTTGTTAGTGTTTTAGCAGGTAGAACTTCATTCCGTTTTGGAATTCCAGTTCTTTTAATGTTCCTTTTTATAGGAATGCTTGCAGGTTCGGAAGGACTTGGTGGAATTCATTTTGATAACCCACAATTGACACAGTTTATAGGAATTGCATCGTTGAATTTTATTTTATTTTCAGGAGGATTAGATACGCATAAAGATGATATACGCCCCGTCGCCGCAAAAGGAATAGTACTCTCCACCTTAGGAGTGTTACTTACTGCTTTTGCGGTAGGGGCGTTTGTTTTTTACATATCTCCATTCACCTTTTTAGAGTCATTATTGTTGGGGTCTATTGTGTCTTCTACAGACTCTGCTGCTGTATTCTCTATACTGCGTTCTAAAGGATTAGGTTTGAAGAATAATATCAGACCAATGCTTGAGTTAGAGAGTGGTAGTAATGACCCAATGGCATATGTTCTAACGATTACAGTTTTGAGCTTTATGCAGATTCCGGATATGAGTTGGTTTTCCATATTAGAGTCGTTTGTTTTACAAATGTTAGTTGGTGCTGTTATGGGATTTGTAATGGGGAAAGCTGGTCGCTATGTATTGAATAAATTAGATTTAGGGTATGAAGGCCTTTATATGGTAATTGTACTTGCACTAATGTTCTTTACTTTCTCTTTCACAGATGTAATTCGTGGAAATGGATTCTTAGCTGTTTATATTGCAGGATTAGTCTTAGGTAATTCGAAGGTTGTTCATAAAAAACAAATCATACGATTCTTTGATGGAATGGCTTGGATTATGCAAATTGTCTTGTTCTTGACCTTAGGACTTTTAGTGTTCCCATCTGAAATTATTAATGTTGCTGGAATCGGTATTGCTGTTTCAATCTTTATGATTTTGGTAGCAAGGCCTATTGCAGTCTTTATATGTTTATCTTTTTTTAAGGTGGATATTCGAACTAAAACATTTGTGTCTTGGGTTGGTTTAAGAGGAGCAGTTCCTATTGTATTTGCTACTTATCCTTTAGTAGCAGGAGTTCCTCAAGCTGATGTTATTTTTAATATAGTTTTCTTTATTACACTTATATCTATTTTATTCCAAGGGAGTACAATTTCTTTGTTTGCTAAGTGGTTAAAATTAGATTTACCAGAAGAAGATAAGGTTAAGGAACAATTGACATATGATTTAGATAATCGTGAAATGACCTTAATGGCAATTGTAGATGTTAAAGAACATTACCCTGTTGTCTCAAAGAGCTTGGTTGATATTGATTTGCCATCAAGTGTTATTATAGCAATGATAAGAAGAAATAAACGATTCTTTATTCCAAGTGGTTCTACTGTTATTGAGGCAGGAGATAAGATTGTACTTCTGGCAAGTGATCGGGAAGAGAAGCGAAAAACGACTGCTTTTTTTAGAGGAGAAGGTTTTTTAGGTGTTGAAGAATAA
- a CDS encoding UDP-N-acetylmuramate--L-alanine ligase, with translation MRVHFIAIGGSAMHNLALALHAKGDVVSGSDDAIFEPSKTRLAQQGLLPEQEGWFPEKITSDIEAVILGMHAKGDNPELAKAKELGLKIYSYPEFIYEHSKNKTRVVIGGSHGKTTITSMILHVMHYHGVEVDYLVGAQLEGFDRMVNLTSDNEFMLIEGDEYLSSALDLRPKFHLYQPNIALLSGIAWDHINVFPTFDNYVEQFSIFVDKIVNGGILIYNEEDAVINEIVENTKNPIRKLPYATPEYSIDGGVTYLETPEGPMPLEVFGKHNLSNLSGAKWVCQNMGIDEEDFYEAIASFKGASKRLEKLCDNGSTVVFKDFAHSPSKVIATTEAVKMQYPNKKVIACLELHTYSSLNANFLSEYEGALAKADEAVVFYSLEALKIKRLDEISSEQMVNAFKKDNLVTYTNAADFRTYLDALDLDNTVLLFMSSGNYGGLDLNEFANNLIT, from the coding sequence ATGCGTGTACATTTTATCGCAATAGGAGGGAGTGCAATGCACAATTTAGCTCTGGCATTGCATGCAAAAGGTGATGTTGTATCGGGTAGTGATGATGCTATCTTTGAACCTTCAAAAACAAGACTTGCTCAACAGGGACTATTACCAGAACAAGAAGGTTGGTTTCCTGAGAAAATAACTTCAGATATAGAGGCTGTAATTCTTGGTATGCACGCTAAAGGGGATAATCCTGAATTAGCGAAGGCAAAAGAATTAGGCTTGAAAATATATTCTTATCCAGAGTTCATTTACGAACACTCAAAAAATAAAACGCGTGTTGTAATCGGTGGTTCTCACGGAAAAACAACCATTACATCTATGATTCTTCACGTTATGCATTATCACGGTGTAGAAGTGGATTATTTAGTTGGTGCTCAATTAGAAGGGTTTGACCGAATGGTAAACTTAACTTCTGACAATGAATTTATGCTAATAGAGGGAGACGAATACTTATCGTCTGCTTTAGATTTACGCCCTAAATTTCACTTGTACCAACCTAATATTGCTTTGCTTAGTGGTATAGCTTGGGATCATATTAATGTGTTCCCAACTTTTGATAACTACGTGGAGCAATTTAGCATCTTTGTTGACAAAATTGTTAATGGAGGAATCTTAATCTACAATGAGGAAGATGCAGTTATCAACGAAATAGTTGAAAATACTAAAAACCCAATTCGCAAATTACCTTATGCAACTCCGGAATATTCAATTGACGGAGGGGTTACTTATTTAGAGACTCCAGAAGGACCAATGCCTTTAGAGGTATTTGGTAAACACAATTTAAGCAACTTGAGTGGGGCTAAGTGGGTTTGTCAAAATATGGGTATTGATGAAGAAGATTTTTATGAAGCTATTGCGTCTTTTAAGGGAGCATCAAAACGCTTAGAGAAGTTGTGTGATAATGGAAGTACTGTTGTATTTAAAGATTTTGCGCATTCTCCAAGTAAAGTGATTGCTACTACTGAAGCTGTAAAAATGCAGTATCCAAACAAGAAGGTTATCGCGTGTTTAGAATTGCATACTTACAGTTCTTTAAATGCAAACTTTTTGAGTGAGTATGAAGGAGCACTTGCTAAAGCTGATGAAGCAGTTGTTTTTTACTCTTTAGAGGCTTTGAAAATTAAGCGACTTGATGAAATCTCATCAGAGCAAATGGTTAATGCATTCAAGAAAGATAATCTTGTAACGTATACCAATGCTGCTGATTTTAGAACGTATTTAGATGCTTTAGATTTAGATAATACCGTATTACTATTTATGAGTTCTGGTAATTACGGAGGATTAGACTTAAACGAATTTGCCAATAATTTGATTACATAA
- a CDS encoding S46 family peptidase has protein sequence MKKVILFLTAFLLALPFQVKANEGMWFLMFIDRLNQRDMEKMGLQLTAEEIYSINNHSLKDAIVQFDGGCTAEIISNQGLVLTNHHCGYDKIADLSTPEDDILTNGFWAKDKNTERSAKNLSVRFFVRMDNVTSRILSVVRDSMTEAEREKAINQEIAKIQKENDGDGKYTVSVKSFFQGNEFYYFVYQDYNDVRLVGTPPNSIGKFGGDTDNWEWPRHTGDFSLFRVYTDKNGNPAEYSPENVPMTPKHYLPVSITGIQEGDFSMILGYPGRTNRWMPAQGVEQNIKFAYPAWVEGSKLGMDVMKKHMSLDDAVRLNYASKYAGVANYWKNRQGMIDALTQHNTVGSKTEAENAFNKWANKKANKAKYGNVIQDINNFYAATNEKARHDNYLMTMMRTSILAAAPYRLAGGMEAYALGDDKKRDEMREDFTAYVESIYNSVSEPLEREMLAKQLALYASKSEGYAIAPYIAQIEKEYNGDFEKFVNEAFDKSVFANKAKIEAFLKDPKDIVVSRDPLLKLSSAIMDKYREKSDALSALEDKYQKAYRLFVDGVQKSNPTGKYYPDANSTLRLTYGTVIGLPRGNKVNDAKENWFTTLKGTVAKHVPGDEEFEAPQKLIDLYNSKDYGMYADKDGHMPVNFLTNHDITGGNSGSPVLNGKGELIGLAFDGNIEAMAGDVIYDPKLQRTISVDIRYVLFIIDKFADAKHIVDEMTLVK, from the coding sequence ATGAAAAAAGTCATTTTATTTTTAACTGCATTTTTGTTAGCGCTACCTTTTCAGGTAAAAGCTAATGAAGGAATGTGGTTTTTGATGTTCATTGATCGTTTAAATCAACGTGATATGGAAAAGATGGGACTGCAATTAACAGCAGAAGAAATTTATAGTATAAATAATCACTCATTAAAGGATGCTATTGTGCAATTTGATGGTGGGTGTACAGCAGAAATTATTTCTAATCAAGGTTTAGTGTTGACTAATCACCACTGTGGATATGATAAAATTGCTGACTTATCTACTCCAGAAGATGATATCTTAACAAATGGTTTCTGGGCTAAAGACAAAAATACAGAGCGTTCTGCAAAGAACTTATCTGTACGTTTTTTCGTTAGAATGGATAATGTGACAAGTCGTATCTTAAGCGTTGTTAGAGATTCAATGACTGAAGCAGAAAGAGAAAAAGCAATCAATCAAGAAATTGCTAAAATTCAGAAAGAGAATGATGGAGATGGTAAATACACTGTATCGGTTAAATCATTCTTTCAAGGAAATGAATTCTACTACTTCGTTTACCAAGATTACAATGATGTACGTTTAGTAGGTACTCCTCCTAATAGTATTGGTAAATTTGGTGGAGATACTGATAACTGGGAGTGGCCACGTCATACAGGTGACTTCTCTTTGTTTAGAGTTTATACAGATAAAAATGGAAACCCAGCAGAGTACTCTCCTGAGAATGTTCCGATGACTCCTAAGCATTATTTACCTGTTTCTATAACAGGAATTCAAGAAGGTGACTTCTCTATGATTTTAGGTTACCCTGGTAGAACTAATCGTTGGATGCCAGCACAAGGTGTAGAGCAAAATATTAAGTTTGCATACCCAGCTTGGGTTGAAGGTTCTAAATTAGGAATGGATGTAATGAAGAAACATATGTCTTTAGATGACGCTGTTCGTTTAAACTATGCTTCTAAATACGCAGGGGTTGCTAACTATTGGAAAAACCGTCAAGGTATGATTGATGCCTTAACGCAACATAATACAGTTGGTTCAAAAACTGAAGCTGAAAATGCTTTTAATAAATGGGCTAATAAAAAAGCTAACAAAGCAAAATACGGAAACGTAATCCAAGACATTAATAATTTCTATGCAGCTACAAATGAAAAAGCTCGTCACGATAATTACTTAATGACAATGATGCGTACTTCTATTTTAGCAGCAGCTCCTTATCGTTTAGCTGGAGGTATGGAAGCATACGCTTTAGGTGATGATAAGAAAAGAGATGAAATGCGTGAAGATTTTACAGCGTATGTTGAGAGTATTTACAATAGTGTAAGTGAGCCTTTAGAGCGTGAAATGTTAGCTAAACAATTAGCATTATATGCTTCTAAATCGGAAGGGTATGCTATTGCTCCATACATTGCTCAGATTGAAAAAGAGTATAATGGTGATTTCGAAAAATTCGTAAATGAAGCTTTTGATAAGAGTGTATTTGCTAATAAAGCTAAGATTGAAGCTTTTTTAAAAGATCCAAAAGATATTGTTGTATCTCGTGATCCTTTATTGAAATTGTCTTCTGCAATTATGGATAAATACAGAGAGAAATCAGATGCTTTAAGTGCTTTAGAAGATAAATACCAAAAAGCATATCGTTTATTTGTAGATGGTGTTCAGAAAAGTAATCCAACAGGAAAATACTATCCTGATGCAAACTCTACTTTACGTTTAACTTATGGTACTGTAATTGGATTACCAAGAGGTAATAAAGTGAATGATGCAAAAGAAAATTGGTTTACAACATTAAAAGGAACTGTTGCAAAACACGTACCTGGTGATGAAGAATTTGAAGCTCCTCAAAAGTTAATCGACTTATACAATAGTAAAGATTATGGAATGTATGCTGATAAAGACGGTCATATGCCTGTAAACTTTTTAACTAACCACGATATTACTGGTGGTAACTCAGGTTCTCCAGTATTGAATGGAAAAGGGGAATTGATTGGTTTAGCATTTGACGGAAACATTGAAGCTATGGCAGGAGATGTTATCTATGATCCTAAATTACAAAGAACAATCAGTGTTGATATTCGTTATGTGTTGTTTATCATTGATAAGTTTGCAGATGCAAAACATATCGTTGACGAAATGACTTTAGTGAAATAA